The Chelonia mydas isolate rCheMyd1 chromosome 3, rCheMyd1.pri.v2, whole genome shotgun sequence genome includes a region encoding these proteins:
- the ALKAL2 gene encoding ALK and LTK ligand 2 — translation MSGLRSPVLLVLVLLMLSAGYCKERTDSIDLKDRQSLFNLIMEIIQELKRYHMEEDNGVQYFSNHDYTLDRREVADYGEYQDEQRAEIVPRDLRMKDKFLKHLTGPLYFSPKCSKHFHRLYHNTRDCTIPAYYKRCARLLTRLAVSPMCMEG, via the exons ATGAGTGGACTGAGGTCTCCTGTGCTGCTGGTGCTGGTGCTCTTAATGTTGTCAGCAGGTTATTGCAAAGAGAGAACTGACTCCATAGACCTAAAAGACAGGCAAAGCCTCTTCAATCTCATCATGGAGATTATTCAGGAACTGAAAAGGTACCACATGGAAGAAGACAACGGGGTGCAATACTTCTCCAACCACGATTATACTTTAGACCGAAGAGAAGTAGCTGATTATGGAGAGTACCAGGACGAGCAGAGAGCTG aaATAGTTCCTAGAGATTTGAGGATGAAAGACaagtttttaaagcatttaacAG GTCCTCTCTATTTTAGTCCAAAATGCAGTAAACACTTTCATCGGCTTTATCACAATACAAGAGACTGCACCATCCCAGCTT ACTATAAAAGATGTGCCAGGCTTCTTACTCGGTTGGCAGTAAGTCCAATGTGCATGGAAGGATAA